In Aminobacterium sp. MB27-C1, a single genomic region encodes these proteins:
- a CDS encoding glycosyltransferase family 4 protein has product MHIIYLHQYFVPPEGMGGTRSLEMARRIVRAGHKVTLITSDAYFPKEDYHLNEKVNYLTIEGVNVIVIKNPYSNSMSFTQRICSFLKFAFFATTVALKTEKVDVVFATSTPLTIAIPGIISKKILRCPMVFEVRDLWPEIPIALGFLKNPINKFLARALEKISYANSSHIVALSPGMKEGIIKQGYPPVQITVIPNSSDVELFSVKNEIGASFLELHPFLKGKALLSYAGTIGYVNGLEYLVEIASCLKKLDPEIKIAIVGEGKEKDNIIKKARDKKVLGKNLFILPALRKKDIPALLNASTICSSFVINKKVLWNNSANKFFDALAAGRPILINYLGWQADIIEKYKCGLVVPPDDPIKAAELILNYVLSYNNIREAGENAQKVARTIYDRNVLAEKLIRVLVDNSK; this is encoded by the coding sequence ATGCATATTATTTATTTACATCAATATTTTGTGCCTCCTGAAGGAATGGGCGGAACAAGAAGTTTAGAAATGGCTCGTAGAATAGTAAGAGCAGGACATAAAGTCACTCTTATAACTTCTGATGCCTATTTTCCCAAGGAAGATTATCATCTAAATGAAAAAGTAAACTACCTTACAATTGAAGGAGTAAACGTTATCGTTATAAAAAATCCATACTCCAATTCTATGTCTTTTACCCAGAGGATTTGTTCATTTTTAAAATTTGCTTTTTTCGCAACCACCGTTGCTTTAAAGACAGAAAAAGTTGATGTTGTCTTCGCCACGAGCACACCTTTAACTATAGCTATCCCTGGAATTATTAGTAAAAAAATTCTTAGATGCCCTATGGTTTTCGAAGTTAGAGATCTATGGCCAGAAATTCCTATTGCCCTTGGTTTCTTAAAAAATCCGATAAATAAATTTTTGGCACGTGCCCTTGAAAAAATCTCATATGCAAATTCGTCACATATTGTCGCTTTGTCTCCAGGGATGAAAGAAGGGATAATAAAGCAAGGATATCCTCCCGTACAAATCACTGTAATACCTAATTCCAGTGATGTTGAACTTTTTAGTGTGAAAAATGAAATTGGAGCTTCTTTTTTAGAATTACATCCTTTTCTGAAAGGGAAAGCTCTCCTTTCCTACGCGGGAACTATCGGGTATGTAAATGGACTTGAATATTTAGTAGAAATAGCTTCTTGTTTGAAAAAGCTAGACCCCGAAATAAAAATCGCCATTGTTGGAGAAGGAAAAGAAAAAGATAATATCATAAAAAAAGCACGCGACAAAAAAGTACTGGGAAAGAATCTTTTCATACTACCAGCCTTAAGGAAAAAAGATATTCCAGCACTTCTCAATGCCTCTACGATATGTTCCTCATTCGTAATTAACAAAAAAGTACTTTGGAATAACTCTGCAAATAAATTTTTTGATGCTTTAGCAGCTGGGAGGCCTATTTTAATTAATTATTTGGGGTGGCAAGCTGACATTATAGAAAAATATAAATGTGGTCTAGTTGTCCCGCCAGATGATCCGATAAAAGCCGCAGAATTAATTTTAAACTACGTGTTGAGTTATAACAACATACGAGAAGCCGGAGAAAATGCCCAAAAAGTCGCTCGTACTATTTATGATAGAAACGTTCTTGCAGAAAAACTAATAAGAGTATTAGTTGATAACTCAAAGTAA
- a CDS encoding acetyltransferase, producing MNKVSVIGAGGHAKVVISTLQACGYAVEAVYDDNTALWNTSIWGVPIIGGIHLLEGKNANALIAIGDNKIRQEIASRLPKIKWITAIHPFSMVHSSASIGEGSIVFAGTVIQPDVAIGKHVIINTSASIDHDCNIGDFVHIAPGCHLAGNVQVKRGSFLGVGTTVIPNITINEWATVGAGSNVITSLGRNNIYYGNPARKNQINRKTGLTQ from the coding sequence ATGAATAAAGTAAGTGTTATTGGAGCTGGTGGGCATGCAAAAGTTGTTATTAGCACTTTACAAGCTTGTGGTTATGCAGTTGAGGCTGTCTACGATGATAATACGGCTCTATGGAATACATCTATTTGGGGCGTACCGATCATTGGAGGGATACATCTTTTAGAAGGAAAAAACGCTAATGCTCTTATCGCCATTGGAGACAATAAAATTCGTCAAGAGATCGCTTCTCGTTTACCAAAAATAAAATGGATAACAGCTATACATCCTTTTTCGATGGTTCACTCTTCTGCTTCTATCGGAGAAGGGAGTATCGTTTTTGCAGGAACGGTAATACAACCAGATGTCGCAATAGGAAAACATGTTATCATCAACACAAGTGCATCGATAGATCATGATTGCAATATTGGGGATTTCGTACATATCGCTCCCGGATGCCATTTAGCTGGTAATGTACAAGTTAAAAGAGGCTCCTTCCTCGGGGTGGGAACAACTGTCATTCCCAATATAACAATAAATGAATGGGCTACAGTAGGAGCTGGAAGTAATGTTATTACTTCTTTAGGACGCAATAACATTTATTATGGCAATCCAGCTAGAAAAAATCAAATAAATAGAAAAACGGGCTTAACTCAATAA
- a CDS encoding sugar transferase, with product MKTHRHRIYQRFFKRPLDFTLASLSILLLSPVFLIIAVLVKIKLGSPVIFKQQRPGLNEKIFTMYKFRTMTNERDANGELLADSERLKKFGKFLRSTSLDELPELFNVLKGDMSIVGPRPLLIEYTPLYDEQQRKRLNVLPGITGWAQVNGRNALTWEEKFKLDTWYVENWNFILDLKIIVKTILVVLKREGISAQGEATMSRFTGNIPALEKQRKDHYE from the coding sequence ATGAAAACGCATAGACACAGAATATATCAACGTTTTTTCAAAAGACCTTTAGATTTTACTTTAGCATCACTATCTATACTATTGCTAAGTCCTGTTTTTTTAATAATTGCAGTGCTAGTCAAAATAAAACTTGGTAGCCCTGTCATCTTTAAACAACAAAGACCAGGTCTTAACGAAAAGATATTCACTATGTATAAGTTTAGAACAATGACGAATGAAAGAGATGCTAATGGAGAGTTGCTTGCGGATAGTGAAAGGCTTAAAAAATTTGGGAAATTTCTCAGATCAACAAGTTTGGACGAGTTGCCAGAACTCTTCAATGTTTTAAAAGGGGATATGTCAATAGTAGGGCCTCGTCCACTTTTAATTGAATATACTCCCCTTTACGACGAACAACAACGGAAACGTCTTAATGTCCTTCCGGGAATAACGGGTTGGGCCCAAGTAAATGGCAGAAATGCTTTAACATGGGAAGAAAAATTTAAATTAGATACGTGGTACGTAGAAAATTGGAATTTTATACTTGATCTAAAAATAATTGTAAAAACGATTCTAGTGGTGCTAAAGCGTGAAGGAATATCAGCGCAAGGTGAAGCTACAATGTCACGTTTTACTGGGAATATTCCAGCACTAGAAAAGCAAAGGAAAGATCATTATGAATAA
- a CDS encoding DegT/DnrJ/EryC1/StrS aminotransferase family protein — MTPYENKNRIYLSSPHMSEEGYEKQYVQEAFDTNWIAPLGENVNQFEKELATKVGSRYAAALNSGTGAIHMALKAAEVGKDDIVFCQSLTFSATANPIIYQNATPVFIDSNYETWNMDPQKLEEAFEKYPHAKAVLVVHLYGLSADMDKIMDICKKHHATVIEDAAESLGTRYKSKYTGTFGKYGVFSFNGNKIITTSGGGMLVSNDEERIQKVRFWATQARDTARHYQHSELGYNYRMSNIVAGIGRGQLKVLDQRIAKKKYIFEFYKEHLGQLDGLRFMPINTWNEPNYWLSCLTLCGKVKPLDIIESLERNNIESRPLWKPMHMQPFFADYDYIGTDVSETLFENGVCLPSDTKMTDDDLSRVVNIIKSLW; from the coding sequence ATGACTCCATACGAGAATAAAAACAGAATATATCTTTCTTCTCCTCACATGAGCGAAGAGGGATACGAAAAACAATATGTACAAGAAGCCTTTGATACTAATTGGATTGCCCCTCTTGGAGAGAATGTTAATCAGTTTGAAAAAGAACTGGCAACGAAAGTTGGTTCACGATATGCTGCAGCACTTAATTCTGGAACAGGCGCCATTCATATGGCCCTAAAAGCAGCGGAAGTCGGCAAAGATGATATTGTTTTCTGCCAAAGCCTAACTTTCTCAGCAACAGCAAACCCTATTATCTACCAAAATGCAACGCCTGTCTTTATCGATAGCAATTACGAAACATGGAACATGGATCCTCAAAAGCTTGAAGAAGCTTTTGAAAAATATCCCCATGCAAAGGCTGTTTTAGTGGTGCATCTGTATGGTCTTTCTGCAGATATGGATAAAATAATGGATATTTGCAAGAAACACCATGCAACAGTTATAGAAGATGCTGCAGAATCTTTAGGAACTCGTTATAAAAGCAAATATACAGGAACTTTTGGTAAGTATGGCGTATTTAGTTTCAATGGGAATAAAATCATAACTACATCAGGTGGCGGCATGCTTGTCTCAAACGATGAAGAACGAATTCAAAAAGTGCGCTTTTGGGCAACTCAAGCCAGAGATACGGCAAGACACTACCAGCATAGCGAGCTTGGATATAACTATCGTATGAGTAATATTGTTGCTGGCATTGGCAGGGGCCAATTAAAGGTACTCGACCAACGAATTGCCAAGAAAAAATACATTTTTGAATTCTATAAAGAACACCTGGGGCAATTAGACGGTCTTCGTTTTATGCCAATAAACACATGGAATGAACCAAATTATTGGTTATCATGTCTAACTTTATGTGGAAAAGTGAAGCCTCTCGATATTATCGAAAGCCTTGAGAGAAACAATATAGAATCAAGACCTCTTTGGAAACCAATGCATATGCAACCATTCTTTGCGGACTATGATTATATTGGAACAGATGTATCAGAAACGCTGTTTGAAAATGGTGTTTGTCTTCCATCTGATACAAAGATGACAGATGACGACTTAAGTAGAGTTGTTAACATTATTAAAAGCCTGTGGTAA
- a CDS encoding nucleoside-diphosphate sugar epimerase/dehydratase, with amino-acid sequence MMSKSKRMLLIKLCIDVFLGALSAYCAFVLRIGLPLDKYAPRAFTYIYLSVFIKIVLNYYFKLHRQSWRTVGTRDALVLAKSTVTFALVASSVAFMLGSIYNIPRSIPLIDAFVYAVFMGASRFACRMVFEEVVGRKVGINKKRTLIIGAGDAGTMIAREMLRHPESGLVPVGFLDDDPIKQDTRFLGLDVFGKIADLQNVVHNHGIEEVVIAMPSVPGSTVRRIVEIAKKTKVQYRIIPGIYEVLSGKVSISLLRPVEVEDLLRREPVKLDLDSIAGYIANKVVLVTGAGGSIGSEICRQVCHFSPKLLILLGRGENSLFNIEREIKEQFNAIPYKILVADVRNKSKMEKLFEKYKPEVVFHAAAHKHVPMMECNPDEAILNNIGGTQNLVKSALKFNTHYFVNISTDKAVNPTSIMGASKRVAEMVVRKAAIEAKEGQHFISVRFGNVLGSRGSVVPIFREQIRKGGPITITHPEMTRYFMTIPEAAQLVLQAGGMNKNGQVFVLDMGEPVKIVDLAKDIIRLSGFESEEVEIIYTGVRPGEKLYEELLTAEEGTTATHHKKIYEAKSNDLPNDMEGKLTSLFEAASNCNKQEIVSTLKEIVPRCKFKETEGVIHDSIRE; translated from the coding sequence ATGATGTCGAAAAGTAAACGTATGCTTCTTATTAAACTTTGCATAGATGTTTTTCTCGGAGCGTTATCTGCTTATTGTGCCTTTGTTCTTCGTATTGGCCTACCTTTAGATAAATACGCCCCTCGGGCTTTTACTTATATTTATTTAAGTGTTTTCATCAAAATTGTACTCAATTATTACTTCAAGCTACACCGCCAATCGTGGCGAACTGTTGGAACACGCGATGCCCTTGTTCTTGCCAAATCAACTGTAACTTTTGCTCTTGTGGCCTCTTCTGTCGCTTTTATGTTGGGATCTATCTATAATATTCCTCGCAGTATCCCCCTTATTGACGCCTTTGTGTACGCTGTCTTTATGGGAGCAAGTCGATTCGCCTGCCGAATGGTTTTTGAAGAAGTGGTTGGACGTAAAGTCGGCATAAACAAGAAAAGAACGCTCATCATAGGAGCCGGTGATGCGGGAACCATGATAGCTCGCGAAATGCTTCGTCACCCAGAATCAGGTCTTGTTCCAGTGGGCTTCCTTGATGATGACCCTATAAAACAAGATACTCGCTTTTTAGGGCTTGATGTATTTGGGAAAATTGCAGACCTTCAAAACGTTGTTCACAATCACGGCATAGAAGAAGTTGTTATCGCCATGCCATCAGTCCCAGGCTCAACAGTACGCAGAATAGTGGAAATAGCAAAAAAGACAAAAGTTCAATATAGAATTATTCCTGGTATATATGAAGTGTTGAGCGGTAAAGTGTCGATTTCGCTTCTACGACCTGTAGAAGTAGAAGACCTTCTTCGCAGAGAACCTGTCAAACTTGATCTTGACTCTATAGCGGGGTATATTGCAAATAAAGTTGTTCTCGTAACAGGTGCCGGCGGATCTATTGGTTCTGAAATATGTCGTCAGGTTTGTCATTTTTCACCCAAGCTTCTTATTCTTCTTGGACGCGGAGAAAATAGTCTTTTCAACATAGAAAGAGAGATAAAAGAACAATTCAATGCCATACCGTATAAAATTCTTGTAGCTGATGTTCGTAACAAAAGTAAAATGGAAAAGCTTTTTGAAAAATACAAACCGGAAGTCGTTTTTCATGCAGCTGCCCACAAACATGTGCCCATGATGGAATGCAACCCCGATGAGGCTATTTTAAACAATATCGGGGGAACACAAAACCTCGTAAAAAGCGCTCTTAAATTCAATACGCATTACTTCGTTAACATATCTACAGACAAAGCAGTAAACCCCACATCTATTATGGGAGCCTCTAAACGGGTTGCAGAAATGGTGGTGCGAAAAGCTGCCATAGAAGCCAAAGAAGGGCAACACTTTATATCTGTGCGCTTCGGTAACGTTCTTGGTTCTCGCGGCAGCGTTGTTCCCATTTTCAGAGAGCAAATCAGAAAGGGTGGTCCTATAACAATCACCCACCCTGAAATGACACGATATTTTATGACAATACCCGAAGCGGCACAGCTTGTTTTACAAGCGGGAGGAATGAACAAAAACGGACAGGTTTTCGTTCTCGACATGGGCGAACCTGTTAAAATCGTTGATTTAGCTAAAGACATTATTCGCCTTTCAGGCTTTGAATCTGAAGAGGTCGAAATTATCTATACTGGCGTACGCCCTGGCGAGAAGTTGTATGAAGAACTTCTTACAGCGGAAGAAGGCACAACAGCAACTCATCATAAAAAAATATATGAGGCAAAAAGCAATGATTTGCCAAACGATATGGAAGGCAAACTTACATCTTTGTTTGAAGCGGCTTCAAATTGCAACAAACAAGAGATTGTTTCAACTCTAAAAGAAATTGTGCCACGCTGTAAATTTAAAGAAACAGAAGGTGTTATTCATGACTCCATACGAGAATAA
- a CDS encoding Wzz/FepE/Etk N-terminal domain-containing protein yields MEEQFHYSQNPQPYADEDEIDILDLLLVLVKNKWLIIGITFLFACGALIASFVMTPVYRSSTTVFLSRSDQSVFIDKNTDYVRSVSTFTPELITKLFSTNDVVSKTKANLPQSEAISSITLQATVDNKTQIITLSTTASTSTLSAMAVREAINVAQSELETLIEDKNSEFAQLENALIFEINEVQKQLSEKEEALARYIKQVASTQQNAQLLYPSSSFEASQKASSLYALPDGGLEYLRHLREITLLEDQYRMLQQRKAALSELKRPISISALGKNISSSLIKPKRTLMVVLATILGLFLSIFAAFIREFMCNASKDPERALKLAEIRNHFFHTNPK; encoded by the coding sequence ATGGAAGAACAGTTTCACTATTCTCAGAACCCTCAGCCTTATGCTGATGAAGACGAAATTGATATTCTTGATCTTCTGCTTGTACTAGTAAAAAATAAATGGCTTATTATAGGCATTACTTTTCTTTTTGCCTGTGGAGCTCTTATTGCAAGTTTTGTAATGACTCCCGTGTATAGATCATCAACTACTGTTTTTTTATCCAGATCAGATCAATCTGTCTTTATAGACAAGAACACTGATTATGTGCGTAGTGTCTCAACGTTTACCCCAGAGCTTATTACGAAACTATTTTCAACAAACGACGTTGTCAGTAAGACAAAAGCCAACCTGCCACAATCAGAAGCTATCTCATCAATTACCCTTCAAGCAACCGTGGATAACAAAACCCAAATTATCACTCTTAGCACCACAGCAAGCACTTCTACTCTTTCTGCTATGGCTGTGCGAGAAGCTATAAACGTAGCCCAATCTGAATTAGAAACACTTATCGAAGATAAAAATAGTGAGTTTGCTCAGCTTGAAAATGCACTAATTTTCGAGATAAACGAGGTTCAAAAACAGCTTTCAGAAAAGGAAGAAGCTTTAGCCCGCTATATTAAACAAGTAGCCTCTACGCAACAAAACGCACAACTACTTTACCCCTCTTCGTCATTTGAAGCATCCCAAAAAGCCTCTTCACTTTATGCACTGCCAGATGGAGGCCTTGAATATTTACGTCATCTGCGAGAAATAACACTTCTTGAAGATCAATATCGAATGCTTCAACAACGAAAAGCGGCTCTTTCTGAACTGAAACGACCAATCTCTATATCAGCTCTTGGAAAAAATATCTCATCGTCACTTATAAAACCTAAGCGAACGTTAATGGTAGTTCTTGCTACTATACTGGGACTTTTCTTGAGTATATTTGCAGCGTTCATTAGAGAGTTTATGTGTAATGCAAGCAAAGACCCAGAACGTGCTCTTAAGCTTGCAGAGATACGAAATCATTTTTTTCACACGAACCCAAAGTGA
- a CDS encoding methyl-accepting chemotaxis protein, which yields MTIRKKLLGVSVCVLILFSMALFVVNQRSERFFVRYLEASGMETIAADARIVGAFFEKYENFMDAAASTAEQSYRLDSILKPALEKMTTKMAKDGVMAVYLGTEDDGRFVVGSDWVPPEGWDPRERPWYKEAVEQNKAIFTRPYIDSITSGVVTTAAIPVYEDSKLIGVVGCDIDITTLSDFVASLRIGGEGSGFLLTPDGLIMASSHEEDVMKANMATHHQFSESLRGIANRMIKGESGMDKFMQDGVEQYAFFAPTRHGFSLGVTFPTSAIKNQVGAITRQLLYIAGGIFLLLLIVLRWISVGINRSVDMLTSDVKELGQKNLAVRCFAKGNDEMSVIATELNKMIDSLRDAMGIGRRQARQTLDSSQALSALSEETSASMEEVKASVDEAELAINSILQAATSVSNVVHSSEETAQDVAKETQQIASLTEQAQSLTEEVRELSSSIVLNIDNAVHQATVNGEASRQLLGSIDKVKIFVETITKIADQTNLLALNAAIEAARAGEAGRGFAVVAEEVRKLAEESAEAAQQVRSITDVIVTDTGKTNEAAEAVIGILQEASQRIKDTQIKVGETSDMLPQINEAVQNIVELSYGQATEAQTLSKNTDESTRRIEELLETIRQISQAFEDTARAGEQLAIEAQRMSSQAEETQNIMEEFTLEESTALMAQA from the coding sequence TTGACCATTCGAAAGAAGTTGCTTGGTGTTAGTGTATGTGTCCTTATTCTCTTTTCCATGGCGCTGTTTGTTGTGAACCAAAGATCTGAACGTTTTTTTGTCCGTTACTTAGAGGCATCTGGTATGGAAACAATTGCGGCAGATGCTCGGATTGTAGGGGCTTTTTTCGAGAAATACGAAAACTTCATGGATGCGGCGGCCTCTACGGCGGAACAATCCTATCGTCTTGATTCAATTTTGAAACCTGCTTTAGAAAAAATGACGACGAAAATGGCGAAGGATGGGGTAATGGCTGTCTATTTGGGAACGGAAGACGACGGCCGGTTTGTTGTGGGAAGCGACTGGGTTCCTCCTGAAGGGTGGGATCCCCGCGAAAGACCGTGGTATAAAGAAGCTGTAGAGCAGAATAAAGCGATTTTTACACGCCCATATATTGATTCTATTACAAGCGGTGTTGTAACAACTGCTGCTATTCCCGTTTATGAAGACTCTAAATTGATTGGTGTTGTCGGTTGCGATATTGATATTACTACCTTAAGTGATTTCGTGGCTAGTTTGAGAATTGGCGGAGAGGGATCAGGCTTCCTTTTGACTCCAGATGGATTGATAATGGCAAGTTCTCATGAAGAGGATGTTATGAAGGCCAACATGGCAACTCACCATCAGTTTTCTGAGTCTCTTCGAGGTATTGCAAACCGCATGATTAAAGGGGAATCCGGCATGGATAAATTTATGCAAGATGGTGTGGAGCAATATGCTTTCTTTGCTCCCACCCGACACGGTTTTTCTCTTGGCGTTACTTTTCCCACATCGGCAATAAAAAACCAAGTTGGTGCTATTACTCGCCAGTTGCTCTATATTGCCGGTGGTATCTTTTTGCTTCTTTTAATTGTCTTAAGGTGGATTTCTGTTGGAATCAACCGTTCTGTAGATATGCTTACATCTGATGTTAAAGAATTAGGCCAGAAAAATTTAGCTGTTCGCTGCTTTGCGAAGGGTAACGATGAAATGAGTGTTATAGCTACGGAGTTAAATAAAATGATAGATTCATTGAGAGATGCTATGGGTATAGGGCGTCGTCAGGCTCGGCAGACTTTAGACAGTTCACAGGCCCTTAGTGCTCTTTCTGAAGAGACATCGGCTTCCATGGAAGAAGTAAAAGCTTCGGTAGACGAGGCAGAGCTAGCTATTAATTCTATTCTCCAAGCGGCCACTTCCGTTTCAAATGTAGTTCATTCTTCTGAAGAAACCGCTCAAGATGTGGCTAAAGAAACTCAGCAGATAGCGTCGCTGACTGAGCAGGCGCAGTCTCTTACAGAAGAGGTTCGAGAGCTAAGCTCCTCTATTGTGTTGAATATAGATAACGCTGTGCATCAGGCAACTGTTAACGGCGAAGCCTCTCGCCAATTGTTGGGATCTATTGATAAGGTAAAGATCTTCGTAGAGACTATTACGAAAATTGCAGACCAGACGAACCTTTTGGCGTTAAATGCGGCTATTGAAGCGGCACGAGCAGGAGAAGCGGGGCGAGGTTTTGCTGTCGTTGCCGAGGAGGTTAGAAAATTGGCAGAAGAGTCGGCCGAGGCAGCTCAGCAGGTTCGCTCTATTACTGATGTGATAGTGACCGATACGGGTAAGACTAATGAAGCGGCAGAAGCGGTGATAGGCATTCTTCAAGAGGCATCTCAGCGTATAAAAGATACACAGATAAAGGTGGGGGAAACGAGTGATATGTTGCCCCAGATTAATGAGGCGGTGCAGAATATAGTAGAGCTGTCTTATGGGCAGGCAACAGAGGCTCAAACTTTAAGCAAAAACACCGACGAGTCTACACGACGTATTGAGGAATTGTTAGAGACAATACGTCAGATCAGCCAGGCCTTTGAAGATACGGCTCGTGCGGGAGAACAGCTAGCCATAGAGGCTCAAAGAATGTCGTCTCAGGCCGAGGAAACTCAGAATATTATGGAAGAGTTTACGTTAGAAGAAAGCACGGCTCTTATGGCGCAAGCGTAA
- a CDS encoding DUF128 domain-containing protein, translating into MFADEKYAATVIEILRILYFSEGLQSSGHIRKQLEERGYHLDSRTIRYHLSNMETENLITRKGNRGAHLTEKGINEAKMLFVFDRIGTSSFETEKLSSYYSYDLLKNKGRIVVNCLLLEKDKLEKALKELKQAVEVNICVSPLIGIAKEPEKLWNCNISKDYVALVCVSSRNYDIAFQKMGIYVETSATGLYRLENFTACGFTEIISHTGTTLSPGEILIRGKYTSVSKLVETGNGLATAAIKIFPSFLYKELQNALKKLTPSIFSGLISHGGIISPSYRISSKDRNKGYMIIYGGANLFAPLIEKGIATNLSIASSLFDVEKMTDIRNY; encoded by the coding sequence ATGTTTGCCGACGAAAAATATGCAGCGACAGTAATAGAAATACTTCGCATTCTTTATTTTTCTGAAGGATTACAATCGTCAGGACATATACGAAAACAGCTTGAAGAACGTGGCTATCACCTCGATTCAAGAACGATACGATATCACCTCTCGAATATGGAAACAGAAAACCTTATTACGAGGAAGGGAAACAGGGGGGCCCATCTTACAGAAAAAGGTATTAACGAAGCAAAAATGCTCTTCGTCTTTGATCGTATTGGCACATCCTCTTTTGAAACAGAAAAACTCTCTTCTTACTACTCTTACGATCTATTAAAAAACAAAGGAAGGATTGTGGTCAACTGCCTGCTTCTCGAAAAAGACAAGCTTGAAAAAGCCCTGAAGGAGTTAAAACAGGCTGTTGAAGTTAATATATGTGTTTCTCCATTGATTGGTATAGCTAAAGAGCCAGAAAAGCTTTGGAATTGCAATATCTCTAAAGATTATGTAGCACTTGTATGCGTTTCATCTCGAAACTATGACATCGCTTTTCAAAAAATGGGAATTTACGTAGAAACGTCAGCAACAGGGCTCTATCGCCTTGAGAACTTCACTGCATGTGGTTTTACTGAGATCATTTCTCATACCGGAACAACCTTAAGCCCTGGTGAAATTCTTATTCGGGGCAAATATACCTCTGTGAGCAAACTTGTAGAAACGGGGAATGGACTCGCTACTGCGGCCATTAAAATTTTTCCTTCATTTCTGTATAAAGAGTTGCAAAATGCTCTTAAAAAACTTACACCGTCAATATTCTCCGGTCTTATTTCGCATGGTGGCATTATTTCCCCTTCATACAGAATAAGCTCAAAAGACAGGAATAAAGGCTATATGATCATCTATGGAGGAGCCAACCTTTTTGCCCCCCTCATCGAGAAAGGAATCGCCACCAATCTCTCTATTGCCAGCAGTCTATTCGATGTAGAAAAAATGACCGATATACGAAATTATTAA